In the genome of Bacteroidota bacterium, the window GGCCGCCGCGGGTGCGCGAGCCGGGATCGTCGGAGTAGCGCTGGGCCATGTCTTCGAAGGTAGCTGCCTCGGTCAGGATCGTATCGCGGATGGCGGTGATCTCGGCGACGGCCGCCTCGCGCGCCTCCTCGTCAGGCGTAGGCAGGCGCACGATGTGGGCCACGCGCACGATCTCAGGCACCTCGGGGAGCTCGGCGGCGGGGATCTCGTCGAAGAACTCCTGCACCTCCGATGGCGTCACGCGCACCGTGCGCATCTTGCGGTCGCGGATCTGCTGGGTGAGCAGCTGCTTCTCGATCTCGTCGCGGAAGTCCTGCCGGATCTGCGCGATCGGGCGGCTGTAGGCCTCTTCGAGCGCCTCCTCGCTGCCGAGCTGCTGCGTGAGTTGCCCAAGTCGCTGATCGAGCACCTGGTCGACCTGGTCGGGCTCCACGATGATGGTCGTGTCGCGCTGCGCCTCGGCGAGGAGCACCTTCTGGCCGACCAACTCGTCGAGGGCCTGGCTGTAGACCGCATCGGTGGCGATTTGCCCCTGCGCGATCTGCTGGGCCACGAAGACCACCTCGGAATGAAGCACCACCTCTCCGTCCACGACGGCGACGATGGTGTCGAGCAGTTGTTCGTTCTGCGCTGAGGCGGTGGGCGTCAGCAGCGGCAGCACGAGGAGCAACGCGAGAAAACGGAGGCGATGCATGGGTGGGAGGCTAAGGGATAAAAAGGGGCAGCGGAGCACAAGACCCCGCGATCAGTCGGGAAGGTCGAGGGCGCCCGAGGCCTGGGCCTCGCTCTTGAGCGCCTGCACCTCGCGGGAAATCAGCTGGCGGCGCGCGTCGATGAGCATCTGGCGGCGCAGGTCTTCCTCGATCCAGCCCAACTCGGGCAGCGTGCCCGCGTCAGCGCGGTCGACGACCTGAAAGACGTGGTACTGGTCGCCCAGTTCGAGGACGGGCGCGATCTGGCTGGGCGCATACTGCCGGAAGACGGCGCCCACGTCAGGGAGACGCTGGCGCAGTTGGCTCTCGGGGAAGTAGGCCTCGCTTAGCCCGATGGCCGCGGTGGGGGTCGCAGCGTAGGTCTCGGCGACGCGCCGCCAGAGCGAGTCGGGTGTGGCAGAGCGGACGGCCTGCACGAGCGCTGCGCGGGCCGTCTGGGCCTCGCTCTCGCTGGCGAAGCGGAGGTAGCGGACGCGGACGTAGGGCTCGCGCAGCCTCAGGCGCTCCTGGTTGGCTTCGAAGTAGGTCTGCACCTCGCTGTCGTCGAGGGCGGGCTGGCGTTCGTCGTAGAGCGCCTCGATGTAGGCGTCGGCGAGGACGGCGCGCTCGCTGTCCTGGAGGCGGCGCTCCACCCTGGGCTTGTCGGCGAGGTCAGCCGCACGGGCCGCGCGCGCGAGCAGTTCGCCGGTTACCCACTGGTCGATCACCTGCATGCGGGCAGCGAGGCTGTCGAGCCCCGTCGGCCGGGCCTGCATGGCAACGGCCAGTTCGTCCTCCGAGAGGTAGCGGTCGCCGACGCGCGCGACGTAGCTCTCCGGCACCACCGTACGCTCACACGCCGCCAGCCCCGCGAGGGCAGCGACCAGCAGGCCCGCGACGAGGGCCAGGCGAACGGGGACACGGAGCAAGGACACAGGCGGGCGGAAGGAAAAAACGGCCCCGCTACAACCGTCGAGCGGGGCCGAATATTGCAGAGCAAGCGCGACGCGACGGCAGCGCGCCTCACGAGAGCTACTCGGTCGCCATCTCGGGCAGCGCGGCTTTCTCCTCGGCGAAGGCATCCGCGAGCACGTCGGGGTAGGTCTGGGCGTCGTAGCGCTCGCGGAGGCGAGCCACCCAGGCTGCTTCGAGGTCGTCCTGATAGTCGGTGAGCACTTCAGCGCGGGCTTCCTGCAGCGTCTTGCCACGGGGCAGTTCGATGCCGTCGAGCACGAGGATGGTGCGCGTCGAACGGTTGGCGAGCACCTCGGTGCGGGCACCGATCTCCAGGTCGAAGGCGCGGTCGTAGGCGGTATCGCTCGGCTCCGAGACGAAGACCGTGTCGATGCGGACGCTCATGCTGTCCGTGGCGAGGCGCTCCTGGATGCCCATCGGGCTGACGCCGCCATCGAGGAACTCGCCGACGCGCGCCAGCACGGAGTCGACGCGGCTGGAGTAGGCGATGACGCGGCGACGCTCAGGGAACTGGTAGCTCGCCTGACGCTCCTGGAAGTACGCTTCGAGGCCGGTGGTGTCGGTCTGCGCGACCGTCCACACGGAGTCCTCCGAGATGGCGAAGAGCAGGATGCCGTCGGCGTACTCTTTCATGATGCGGGCGAAGTCCGCGTCGGTGTCTTCGAGGTCGCGCGCGGCGATGGTAATCGTCTCCTCGGCGAGGTAGCGGCTCATCGCGCCGAGCAGCGCGTCGAGGGTTGGGCCTGTCGGGCGCGCGGTGCGGAGGCCGTCCTTGAACTGACCGAGCGTGAAGCCTGCGTCGCCGACCGTGGCGAAGGTGCTGTCGGTGTAGGTCCCGAAGCCGTCCTGGTCAATACGCGTCACCACAGAGTCCGCCGGGAGGCCCGCGACGGCCTCGGCCACGAGCGTCGAGTCGAAGGTGAAGCCGACCTGGTCCTGGTAGGTTTGGGCGAGCTGTTCGCGGAGGCGAGCGGTACGCGGCAGGCGCTCGGCGAGCCGCTTCAGCTCCGGGTAGGCCTCGTCGTACGACGGCGGCGCCTGCACCTCGACGAGCTGGATGAGGTGGTAGCCGAAGCGCGTCTGGACGATGTCGGACACGTCGCCCGGGTTCTCTAGCGCGAAGGCCGCCTGCTCGAAGGGCGGCACCATGCGGCCGGTGCCGAAGAAGCCGAGGTCGCCCCCGTTCTCGGCGGAGCCGGGGTCCTCCGAGTACTGCCGCGCGAGCGTCGAGAAGTCCTCGCCGCCCGCGATGCGGCCCTGCAGCTCGGTGATCGTCTGGAGCGCCGCGGCGGAGTCAGCCGCCGTCTCGCCACCGAAGCGGATCAGGATGTGGCGGGCGCTGATGTCGCCGCGCGCGCCGCGACGGTCGGTGACCTTGAGAATGTGGTAGCCGAAGCGCGTGCGGAAGACCTCCGAGACGCTGTCAACGGGCACCGTGTACGCCTGCACCTCGAACGCCTCGATCATGCGGCCACCGGAGAAGTAGCCGAGGTCGCCCTGGTTGGTGGCCGCTGAGGGGTCCTCGGACTCGGCCTGCGCGAGCGCGGCGAAATCGGCCCCAGCAACGATGGAGTCGCGGATCGCGGACAGCTTTGTGAACGCCGCGAGCGTGTCGGCGGGCGCGGCCTCCGGCGTGACGCGCAGGAGGATGTGGCTGGCGCGGACCTCCTCCTGCTGGCGGTCGAAGAGCGCCTGGACAACCCGCTCGGTGACCTCCTGTTCGAGGAGGTACGGGCGGGCGAGTTGCTCGCGGTAGTCGTCGAGTTCGGCGACGTAGCTGGAGTCGTCGTCGAGGCCGAGGTCACGCGCGGCCTGCACCTTGAGGCGGAAGTTGACGTAGCGCTCGAGGAAGTCCTCGTAGGCCCCGAGCGTGTCCGCGGCGGCGTCCTCGCGGGAGCCGACCGAGCGGGCGTACTGCCCCTCGAAGTCTTCGAGCGAGAGCGACTCGCCCGCGAACTCGGCGGCGACGGGCGGCGGGGGTGGAACGGTGGCTACGACGGGCGCGGTGGTGGGGCGCGGCGTACCGCAGGCGGCGAAAAGCCCAGCACACACGAGGCCGAGCCAAAGGGAACGTCGAGGAAGCATCGTCAGCGAGAAAGCGAAACGGGTGGGACGAGTCAAGCGGAGCAAGGTACACTGCTCTGAACGGGCGTCCGGCCCCGTTATGCGTTAAACCGCTGCGAAAAGGGCCCGTCCGCCCTGCGGCTCGGCCCCCGACGCGGCCGCTTGCGCCCCGTATTCGAACAGACGCCAGGACTACACCGGATCGACCAAGGATGCATAGAACCGCAGCGTCTCCTCGGCGATGGCCTTCCACGAGAAGCGGTCGAGGACGCGCTGCCGACCGGCACGGCCCATCGCCGCCGCGCGGTCGGGGTCGGCGAGGAGCGTGTTGAGCGCAGCGGCCAGGTCGCGCGCGAAGGCGTCCGGGTCGCGCGGCTCGAAGTCCGAGTCGGCGCTGCCGTCGAGCGG includes:
- a CDS encoding peptidylprolyl isomerase, whose product is MHRLRFLALLLVLPLLTPTASAQNEQLLDTIVAVVDGEVVLHSEVVFVAQQIAQGQIATDAVYSQALDELVGQKVLLAEAQRDTTIIVEPDQVDQVLDQRLGQLTQQLGSEEALEEAYSRPIAQIRQDFRDEIEKQLLTQQIRDRKMRTVRVTPSEVQEFFDEIPAAELPEVPEIVRVAHIVRLPTPDEEAREAAVAEITAIRDTILTEAATFEDMAQRYSDDPGSRTRGGRIANVSVRDLVPEFGAVASTLEPGAVSQVFETSFGYHVMRLNERRGDMIDVNHVLIQVDDSAVDPAEAIGLLETLRDSLVTQEVPFEALAKRHSEDPFSATQGGYVTDPRTGDRNLQLALLGPQWQATVDTMSVDEVSAPAEVQLLDGTRAWHIVLLQRRTPPHTLDPITDYALLSEYALQEKRQSELVAYIGRLRERVQVMIKSDRYVAPEQRAGTLGGT
- a CDS encoding peptidylprolyl isomerase → MSLLRVPVRLALVAGLLVAALAGLAACERTVVPESYVARVGDRYLSEDELAVAMQARPTGLDSLAARMQVIDQWVTGELLARAARAADLADKPRVERRLQDSERAVLADAYIEALYDERQPALDDSEVQTYFEANQERLRLREPYVRVRYLRFASESEAQTARAALVQAVRSATPDSLWRRVAETYAATPTAAIGLSEAYFPESQLRQRLPDVGAVFRQYAPSQIAPVLELGDQYHVFQVVDRADAGTLPELGWIEEDLRRQMLIDARRQLISREVQALKSEAQASGALDLPD
- a CDS encoding peptidylprolyl isomerase; amino-acid sequence: MLPRRSLWLGLVCAGLFAACGTPRPTTAPVVATVPPPPPVAAEFAGESLSLEDFEGQYARSVGSREDAAADTLGAYEDFLERYVNFRLKVQAARDLGLDDDSSYVAELDDYREQLARPYLLEQEVTERVVQALFDRQQEEVRASHILLRVTPEAAPADTLAAFTKLSAIRDSIVAGADFAALAQAESEDPSAATNQGDLGYFSGGRMIEAFEVQAYTVPVDSVSEVFRTRFGYHILKVTDRRGARGDISARHILIRFGGETAADSAAALQTITELQGRIAGGEDFSTLARQYSEDPGSAENGGDLGFFGTGRMVPPFEQAAFALENPGDVSDIVQTRFGYHLIQLVEVQAPPSYDEAYPELKRLAERLPRTARLREQLAQTYQDQVGFTFDSTLVAEAVAGLPADSVVTRIDQDGFGTYTDSTFATVGDAGFTLGQFKDGLRTARPTGPTLDALLGAMSRYLAEETITIAARDLEDTDADFARIMKEYADGILLFAISEDSVWTVAQTDTTGLEAYFQERQASYQFPERRRVIAYSSRVDSVLARVGEFLDGGVSPMGIQERLATDSMSVRIDTVFVSEPSDTAYDRAFDLEIGARTEVLANRSTRTILVLDGIELPRGKTLQEARAEVLTDYQDDLEAAWVARLRERYDAQTYPDVLADAFAEEKAALPEMATE